One Pseudorasbora parva isolate DD20220531a chromosome 4, ASM2467924v1, whole genome shotgun sequence genomic region harbors:
- the hadh gene encoding hydroxyacyl-coenzyme A dehydrogenase, mitochondrial, translated as MAFITRQYIRTLSSSAAVHAAIKHVTVIGGGLMGAGIAQVAASTGHSVVLVDTSEDILKKSAKGIEASLKRVAKKKFAEKPEDGEAFVQKVLKNVSTSADAVSVVQGTDLVVEAIVENLKVKQDLFGALDKVAPEHTIFASNTSSLPIADIGSSTARLDRFGGLHFFNPVPMMKLVEVIKAPATSQQTFDALLAFSKALGKHPVSCKDTPGFIVNRLLVPYMMEAIRLHERGHGSKEDIDVAMKLGAGYPMGPFELLDYVGLDTSKFIIDGWHAMDPDNPLFEPSPLLNKLVSEGKLGKKTGEGFYKHK; from the exons ATGGCGTTCATCACACGCCAGTACATCAGGACCCTCTCCTCTTCTGCTGCAGTTCATGCTGCAATCAAACATGTCACCGTTATCGGAGGCGGATTAATGGGTGCTGGCATTGCACAG GTTGCTGCATCCACAGGACATTCAGTGGTGTTGGTGGACACATCTGAGGACATACTGAAGAAGTCTGCAAAGGGTATTGAGGCTAGTCTGAAGAGAGTGGCGAAGAAGAAGTTTGCAGAAAAACCTGAG GATGGAGAAGCATTCGTTCAGAAAGTCCTGAAGAATGTCTCTACAAGCGCAGATGCGGTGTCAGTAGTTCAGGGTACTGATCTTGTGGTGGAGGCTATTGTGGAAAACCTCAAAGTCAAACAAGATCTGTTCGGCGCTCTGGACAAAGTGGCCCCAga ACACACCATCTTTGCAAGCAACACGTCGTCCCTGCCAATCGCAGACATCGGCAGCTCCACGGCCAGACTAGATCGCTTTGGCGGTCTGCATTTTTTCAACCCCGTCCCAATGATGAAGTTGGTGGAG GTGATTAAAGCTCCAGCAACAAGTCAACAGACTTTTGACGCTCTCCTTGCGTTCAGCAAAGCTTTGGGGAAGCATCCTGTCTCATGCAAA GACACTCCAGGTTTTATAGTCAATCGTCTGCTGGTTCCTTACATGATGGAGGCCATTCGACTTCATGAGAGAG gcCACGGTTCCAAGGAAGACATTGATGTGGCGATGAAGCTTGGGGCTGGTTATCCTATGGGTCCGTTTGAGCTTCTGGACTATGTTGGATTAGACACGTCAAAGTTTATTATTGACG GTTGGCATGCGATGGACCCCGATAACCCCCTGTTTGAACCCAGTCCTCTGCTCAACAAACTGGTGTCAGAGGGCAAGTTGGGCAAGAAAACTGGTGAGGGATTCTACAAACACAAGTGA